In Rouxiella sp. WC2420, the following proteins share a genomic window:
- a CDS encoding glucosyltransferase domain-containing protein, with protein MLCHEDKKTLAIYTGLSFIFIYPLIYAGLFYRDDLDRAITGQYGWRGLGRPAADILMRILSASGHYNLDLFPYTTIASCFFLALSALTFKKHLSKIEVPHAKFVASLLIFNPFLLQSILYRYDCLGMVLGCLLSVVAYTYNNKNTFLRTAVIVVSGTLSLMFYQSSFNIFIGLLAVDIMVSGSKSEIKIHDSLKLIFKKLVIFIFIYSLYRLFLLHKHIARSELVSFDINGLRQIFDTISSLYALISSYFWGPVFIYFIIPIISMAFLVIFKRGVENKTKLLFYAFSLISILIFILSLMGPMILLKYSPVLPRTLYSFSVLLILIAIPITFYFPKLRYLSLLPVVCSFAFSAQLSSALTSQRNYEDFIFGMIAKDVITHPDIVSTITVGQVNINERTQLILNSKPLVGYFLSPATQFLASFQLINKGLTSTTYGYGEEENNSQVLQKLIIDGVRPEIKNAEYSIYFNKNVAIIKLGSTK; from the coding sequence ATGCTATGCCATGAAGATAAAAAAACGCTTGCAATATATACAGGTCTATCTTTTATTTTTATATACCCTCTTATTTATGCAGGTTTATTTTACCGAGACGATCTGGATAGAGCTATCACTGGTCAATACGGATGGCGAGGTTTAGGAAGGCCGGCAGCTGACATACTGATGCGAATTCTATCTGCCAGTGGCCACTATAATCTTGATCTGTTTCCATACACCACGATTGCGTCGTGCTTTTTTTTAGCTCTCTCAGCTCTAACTTTCAAGAAACACCTCAGTAAGATAGAAGTTCCACATGCAAAATTCGTCGCTTCGCTTTTAATATTCAATCCTTTTTTATTACAAAGTATTTTATATAGATATGACTGCCTAGGTATGGTTTTAGGTTGTCTTCTCTCTGTCGTTGCCTACACCTACAATAATAAGAACACATTCCTAAGAACCGCAGTAATAGTCGTATCTGGTACTCTGTCCTTAATGTTTTATCAGTCATCGTTTAACATTTTCATAGGGTTACTCGCTGTAGATATCATGGTTTCAGGAAGTAAGTCAGAAATAAAAATTCATGATAGTTTAAAATTGATTTTTAAAAAGCTCGTAATTTTTATCTTTATTTATTCTTTATATAGGCTTTTCCTTTTACATAAACATATAGCACGATCGGAGTTAGTTAGCTTTGATATAAATGGTTTAAGGCAGATATTCGATACTATTAGCTCTCTCTACGCCCTTATATCATCTTACTTCTGGGGACCCGTATTTATTTACTTTATAATTCCAATCATTTCCATGGCTTTTTTAGTTATTTTTAAAAGGGGTGTGGAAAATAAAACAAAATTATTATTTTATGCATTTTCATTAATATCTATTCTAATATTTATTTTATCCCTTATGGGACCAATGATACTATTAAAATACTCACCAGTACTTCCAAGAACTCTTTATTCATTTTCAGTGTTACTCATACTCATCGCCATTCCAATTACTTTCTACTTTCCAAAGCTAAGATATTTATCTTTACTGCCTGTAGTCTGTAGCTTTGCATTCAGCGCACAGTTAAGTAGTGCTTTAACCTCACAAAGAAATTATGAGGATTTTATTTTTGGCATGATCGCTAAAGATGTCATAACACACCCTGATATAGTGTCAACCATTACCGTTGGGCAGGTTAATATTAATGAACGAACTCAGTTGATTCTAAATAGTAAGCCGTTGGTAGGTTATTTTTTAAGTCCAGCGACTCAATTTTTGGCATCATTTCAGTTAATAAACAAAGGTCTTACATCGACTACTTATGGGTATGGCGAGGAGGAAAATAACAGCCAAGTCCTGCAAAAATTAATCATTGACGGGGTAAGGCCTGAAATTAAAAATGCAGAGTACTCAATTTACTTCAACAAAAATGTAGCAATTATAAAGTTAGGTTCGACAAAGTAG
- a CDS encoding PhoPQ-activated protein PqaA family protein: MNKNIIFNLLLLFISSPVFAATVPPSVTCLPENQTNFSNAIPCYRQNLAATPLNYTLTSTQVYGDVQVNRYQLQSQSWSPSGLVLPAQWVENIAIAIPANPKPVRALIAADISEDLLYNVAEATRTITISVISIPSTNLIYANDGIPRNEDDSVSRSWRLFLDNPAQRQLLPLHVPMAATISQTIRLAKEELKEEGITQFIVTGASKRGWASWLTAISDPSVVAIVPFVADVLNTQQIMQHMYKTYGGNWPIAFQDYYNQNLDTLRTSANFTTLMKIEDPLQYLGTPYQAGLTIPKYIINASGDDFFIPDNTRYFYDQLPGVKSLRIAPNTDHNGIFNFIQQSLISFVNRIQNATALPILTTTYSGAVNNKQMTINFSEKPTQVVRWTATNTASRDFRYACGIRYLSSPLQVSGANTVSVSLTNTNPGWQASFIEATFSDGYVATSQVNIVPDAVYPTVAPPSDGAACQTLSGR, translated from the coding sequence ATGAATAAAAATATAATTTTTAACCTATTGTTATTATTCATTTCATCACCCGTTTTCGCGGCCACAGTCCCACCTTCCGTCACTTGCCTGCCTGAAAATCAAACCAATTTTTCGAATGCTATCCCCTGTTACAGGCAGAATCTGGCTGCAACCCCCCTGAATTATACTTTAACTAGCACTCAGGTTTATGGTGACGTTCAGGTTAATCGGTATCAATTACAATCGCAGTCATGGTCGCCCTCTGGATTGGTGTTACCAGCTCAGTGGGTTGAAAATATTGCCATCGCAATCCCTGCAAACCCAAAGCCAGTACGTGCGTTAATTGCTGCCGATATCAGTGAGGACCTTTTGTACAATGTTGCCGAGGCGACAAGAACGATAACAATTTCAGTCATTTCAATTCCAAGCACCAACCTGATTTACGCAAATGACGGAATACCGCGTAATGAGGATGATAGCGTTTCCCGCAGTTGGCGTTTATTTTTAGATAATCCCGCTCAAAGGCAATTACTGCCACTGCACGTCCCTATGGCTGCCACTATTTCACAGACAATAAGGCTGGCTAAAGAAGAGCTGAAAGAGGAAGGCATTACACAGTTCATAGTAACCGGAGCTTCAAAACGCGGATGGGCTTCATGGTTGACCGCTATATCAGACCCAAGTGTTGTTGCTATAGTACCGTTTGTTGCTGACGTTTTAAATACGCAGCAGATAATGCAGCATATGTATAAAACTTATGGTGGCAACTGGCCTATTGCCTTTCAGGATTATTACAACCAGAACCTTGATACTTTAAGAACCTCCGCCAATTTCACCACATTAATGAAAATAGAAGATCCATTACAATATCTTGGAACACCTTATCAAGCAGGCCTTACTATTCCAAAATATATAATTAATGCAAGTGGCGATGATTTTTTCATTCCTGACAACACAAGATATTTTTATGACCAGTTACCTGGGGTAAAATCTCTTCGGATTGCGCCAAATACTGATCATAATGGGATTTTTAACTTTATCCAACAATCTTTGATAAGCTTTGTTAACCGTATTCAAAATGCTACCGCTTTGCCAATTTTAACCACAACCTATAGCGGGGCTGTTAATAATAAACAAATGACAATAAATTTTTCCGAGAAACCTACACAGGTAGTTCGCTGGACGGCAACCAACACCGCCTCAAGAGATTTTCGATATGCTTGCGGTATTCGTTATCTATCTTCTCCCCTTCAAGTATCCGGAGCTAATACGGTATCTGTTTCATTGACTAATACTAATCCAGGCTGGCAAGCATCGTTTATTGAAGCAACTTTCAGTGATGGTTACGTTGCTACGAGTCAGGTGAACATTGTCCCTGACGCCGTTTATCCAACTGTGGCTCCCCCTTCAGATGGTGCGGCATGCCAAACATTATCCGGTCGATAA
- a CDS encoding YceI family protein, which yields MKSFTKIALPLLAAASLYAPLSQAAAMHYSLDTDHTSVIVAWDHFGLSHPTADIPGTKGTIVFDKDHPTQSRVDVTLPITKIDTHVPLLTKEFLGADYFDVAKYPSAVFHSTKVTAAGGNKFDVEGNLTIKGITKPVTLHATLNKQGMHPMVKKEAIGFDATATIQRSDFKLDKFVPAVGDAVTLTISTEGYAK from the coding sequence GTGAAAAGCTTTACCAAGATTGCATTGCCATTGTTAGCTGCAGCAAGTCTGTATGCTCCTCTTTCTCAGGCTGCGGCCATGCACTATTCCCTGGATACCGACCACACCTCGGTCATTGTGGCCTGGGACCACTTCGGTTTATCTCATCCAACTGCGGATATCCCTGGTACAAAAGGTACTATCGTGTTTGATAAAGATCATCCTACGCAGTCTCGCGTAGACGTGACCTTGCCAATTACCAAAATCGATACCCACGTTCCTTTGTTGACCAAAGAATTCTTGGGTGCTGATTACTTTGACGTAGCTAAATATCCTTCAGCTGTTTTCCACAGCACTAAAGTCACAGCGGCCGGTGGCAACAAATTTGATGTTGAAGGTAATCTGACAATCAAAGGTATCACCAAGCCGGTCACCTTGCATGCTACCTTGAACAAGCAGGGCATGCACCCGATGGTGAAGAAAGAGGCGATTGGTTTTGACGCTACTGCCACCATCCAGCGTTCTGACTTTAAGCTAGACAAATTCGTTCCAGCCGTAGGCGATGCAGTCACCCTGACTATCTCTACTGAAGGTTACGCTAAGTAA
- a CDS encoding cytochrome c: MKTLLSALFLGSVAFAALADDNTGTDLIKRGEYLAKAGDCVACHTTEGGKPFAGGLKMVTPIGAIYSTNITPDKTNGIGDYTLEDFENAVRKGVAKNGQTLYPAMPFPSYSVVSDEDMKALYAYFMHGVQPVAQPNRDSDIPWPLSMRWPLAIWRTAFAPKVQPFAGKMNEDPQLARGRYLVEGLGHCGACHTPRSITMQEKAMNNDDGNEFLSGSAAPIDGYTASNLRGDNRDGLGRWSEDDLVQFLRTGRNDHTAVFGGMTDVVKHSLQYLTPEDATAIAKYLKSLDIKDSSTPVFTPDDTEAKALWKGDDSKTGASVYVDSCAACHKTDGTGYKRFFPELKGNPVVLAKDPASLIHIVLTGNTLPGVIGAPSNVTMPAFGWRLNNQQVADVVNFIRTSWGNTAGDKVTADDVKKVREDKNVITDPKQLGSQNIEMLLPLK, from the coding sequence ATGAAAACATTACTTTCTGCCTTGTTCCTGGGCTCGGTGGCCTTTGCCGCGCTGGCCGATGACAATACCGGTACTGATTTGATCAAACGCGGTGAATATCTGGCAAAGGCCGGTGACTGCGTGGCATGTCACACCACGGAAGGCGGAAAACCTTTCGCTGGTGGTCTGAAGATGGTGACGCCGATCGGGGCAATTTATTCCACTAACATCACGCCAGATAAAACTAATGGCATCGGTGACTATACGCTGGAAGATTTCGAAAACGCGGTGCGAAAAGGGGTAGCGAAGAACGGCCAGACGCTGTATCCGGCGATGCCTTTCCCTTCTTACTCTGTGGTCAGCGATGAAGATATGAAGGCGCTGTATGCCTACTTCATGCACGGTGTTCAGCCGGTGGCGCAACCAAACCGTGATAGCGATATTCCATGGCCACTGTCGATGAGATGGCCGCTGGCAATCTGGCGAACCGCTTTTGCTCCAAAAGTGCAGCCTTTTGCCGGAAAAATGAATGAAGATCCGCAATTGGCACGTGGACGCTACTTGGTTGAAGGTCTGGGACACTGTGGCGCTTGCCACACGCCTCGCAGCATCACCATGCAGGAAAAAGCCATGAATAACGACGATGGCAACGAATTCCTGTCTGGTAGCGCGGCCCCGATTGACGGCTATACCGCGAGCAATCTACGCGGCGACAACCGTGACGGATTGGGACGCTGGAGCGAAGACGACCTGGTGCAGTTCCTGCGTACCGGCCGTAATGACCACACCGCCGTATTCGGTGGCATGACCGACGTGGTTAAGCACAGCTTGCAATACCTGACGCCTGAAGATGCGACGGCTATCGCTAAGTATCTAAAGTCATTGGATATTAAAGACAGCAGCACGCCTGTCTTTACACCTGACGATACTGAAGCGAAAGCGTTGTGGAAAGGCGATGACAGCAAAACGGGTGCTTCGGTATACGTAGACAGCTGCGCCGCTTGCCATAAAACCGACGGTACTGGTTACAAACGCTTCTTCCCTGAGCTTAAGGGCAACCCGGTCGTGTTGGCGAAAGATCCTGCTTCGCTTATCCACATCGTGTTGACCGGTAACACTCTGCCGGGCGTGATTGGTGCCCCGTCGAACGTCACCATGCCTGCATTCGGCTGGCGTTTGAACAACCAGCAAGTTGCTGATGTAGTGAACTTTATCCGTACTAGCTGGGGCAACACTGCTGGGGATAAGGTCACCGCTGACGATGTTAAAAAGGTCCGTGAAGATAAAAACGTCATCACCGATCCAAAACAGCTGGGCAGTCAGAATATCGAAATGTTGCTTCCGCTTAAGTAA